In one window of Gossypium hirsutum isolate 1008001.06 chromosome A01, Gossypium_hirsutum_v2.1, whole genome shotgun sequence DNA:
- the LOC107940614 gene encoding probable LRR receptor-like serine/threonine-protein kinase At1g53430, which produces MGFVFSVVKVVSVLFLGFLALNCFTEFGSNAQLLPESEVQTLQTVFSKMQHLNASTIDQTLCTDSSWNYTTTDLVESHIVCNCSDGNNTICHVTQILIKGHNLTGILPPELGNLTDLEVIDLTRNYLNGSLPSSLSQLPLTSLSLLGNRISGPIPREIGDIPTLEGLVLEDNLFSGSLPSNLGNLDRLSRLLLSSNNFTGTIPESFGKLKNLTDFRIDGSSLSGKIPDFIGNWTKLTRLDMQGTSMEGPIPSTISELKDLTDLRITDLSGRSSAVPNLEGMKDMEELVLRNCLLTGSIPTYIGEMKSLKTLDLSFNRLTGQIPQELRSLTKLDYLFLTNNSLTGPVPDWILESDENIDLSYNNFTSSSQTSCQQAKVNLVSSSSSSADSNSVPWCLRKDLPCPRKPNHHSLFINCGGEHINVDGNDYEEDLSTIGPSNFFNSANKWAYSSTGVYLGKASAHYTAKASSALTGSAFYNSARLAPQSLKYYGLCLLRGNYHVKLHFAEIMYSDNKTFESHGRRLFDVSIQGRIVLEDFNIMEEAGGVGRGIVREFDVDVNGSTLEIHLFWRGKGTTAIPDRGVYGPLISAITITPNFPVDTGNGLSAGAIAGIVIGSCVILILLLIILRLMGYLGGKHDENSELHGLELQTGYFSLRQIKAATNNFDSANKIGEGGFGPVYKGILPDGRVVAVKQLSSKSKQGNREFVTEIGMISGLQHPNLVKLYGCCIEGNQLLLIYEYLENNSLARALFGRDEQRLNLDWSTRKKICLGIARGLAYLHEESRLKIVHRDIKATNVLLDKDLNAKISDFGLAKLDEEENTHISTRIAGTIGYMAPEYAMRGYLTDKADVYSFGVVLLEIVSGKSNTNYKPKEEFVFLLDWAYVQQEQGNLLELVDPCLGSKYSKEEALRMLNLALLCTNPSPTLRPLMSSVVSMIEGKAPIQAPLIKRKDADQDARFKAFEKLSHDSQTNVSTFSHDSQAPRSTVMDGPWTDSSMSIPDETRDHSSSSMLLNNNP; this is translated from the exons ATGGGGTTTGTTTTTTCTGTAGTGAAGGTGGTTTCTGTTCTTTTTCTGGGGTTTTTGGCTTTGAATTGCTTCACTGAGTTTGGATCAAATGCTCAACTGTTGCCTGAATCTGAAG TGCAAACTCTTCAAACGGTATTTTCAAAGATGCAGCATCTGAATGCTAGTACCATTGATCAAACCCTTTGCACTGATAGTTCATGGAATTATACCACTACCGATCTTGTTGAAAGCCATATTGTATGTAATTGTTCAGATGGAAACAACACCATATGCCATGTCACTCAAAT ATTGATAAAGGGTCACAATTTGACTGGAATTCTACCACCTGAGCTTGGAAATCTTACTGATCTGGAAGTAAT TGATCTTACTCGCAACTATCTTAACGGATCACTTCCGTCGAGTTTGTCTCAGCTTCCTCTCACCAGTTT GTCACTTTTGGGGAACCGTATTAGCGGTCCAATTCCTAGGGAAATTGGTGATATTCCTACACTTGAAGGACT GGTTTTGGAAGATAATCTGTTTAGTGGATCTCTACCGTCTAACCTAGGAAATTTGGACCGCTTGAGTAGACT TCTTCTTTCTTCAAACAATTTCACAGGAACAATACCTGAATCATTCGGCAAATTGAAGAACTTAACTGATTT CCGAATAGATGGAAGTAGTCTGTCTGGGAAGATACCTGATTTCATAGGGAATTGGACTAAACTTACAAGATT GGACATGCAAGGCACATCAATGGAAGGACCAATTCCTTCAACCATTTCCGAGTTAAAAGACTTAACTGATTT GAGGATAACTGATTTGAGTGGGAGGAGTTCGGCTGTTCCAAATTTGGAGGGAATGAAAGATATGGAAGAATT GGTACTTCGGAATTGCTTGCTTACTGGTTCAATCCCTACCTATATAGGGGaaatgaaatcattaaaaacgct GGACCTAAGCTTCAACCGCTTAACTGGACAGATTCCTCAGGAACTTCGCAGTTTGACAAAGTTGGATTACTT GTTTCTGACTAACAACTCATTGACTGGACCCGTGCCTGATTGGATATTAGAAAGCGATGAGAACAT AGATTTGTCTTACAACAATTTTACTTCTTCATCTCAAACAAGTTGCCAACAAGCAAAAGT GAACTTAGTATCCAGTTCGTCGTCCTCAGCTGATAGCAACTC AGTTCCATGGTGCTTAAGGAAGGACCTTCCATGTCCAAGAAAACCGAACC ATCATTCCTTATTTATTAATTGCGGAGGAGAGCATATAAACGTTGATGGAAATGACTATGAAGAGGACTTAAGCACCATTGGTCCATCAAACTTTTTTAATTCAGCAAATAAATGGGCTTATAGTAGTACAGGTGTTTATTTGGGTAAAGCTTCTGCTCATTACACTGCAAAAGCTTCATCCGCTCTGACTGGTTCAGCCTTCTACAATTCTGCACGCCTTGCACCTCAATCACTTAAGTACTATGGCCTATGTTTGCTACGAGGCAATTATCACGTGAAGCTTCACTTTGCTGAAATTATGTATTCTGATAATAAGACATTTGAGAGTCACGGAAGGCGTTTATTTGACGTATCAATTCAA GGTCGAATAGTTTTGGAGGATTTCAACATCATGGAGGAAGCTGGTGGTGTTGGTAGGGGCATTGTCAGGGAATTTGATGTTGATGTAAATGGAAGTACGTTGGAGATTCACTTATTCTGGAGAGGGAAAGGAACTACTGCCATTCCTGACAGAGGGGTTTATGGGCCACTGATATCTGCGATTACAATAACTCCTA ACTTCCCGGTTGACACTGGGAATGGGTTATCCGCTGGAGCTATTGCTGGTATTGTGATCGGTTCATGTGTGATTCTCATCTTGCTCTTGATCATCCTCCGACTGATGGGTTACTTGGGGGGCAAACACGATGAAAACAGTG AACTTCATGGTCTAGAACTTCAGACTGGCTATTTCAGTTTAAGACAAATAAAGGCTGCAACAAATAATTTTGATTCTGCAAATAAGATCGGCGAAGGAGGATTTGGACCAGTTTACAAG GGTATACTGCCAGATGGTAGAGTAGTTGCAGTCAAGCAACTATCTTCTAAGTCAAAGCAGGGAAATCGTGAATTTGTGACTGAGATAGGGATGATTTCTGGATTGCAACACCCTAATCTTGTGAAGCTTTATGGCTGTTGTATTGAAGGAAATCAGTTGTTGCTAATTTATGAGTACTTGGAAAACAACAGTCTTGCCCGTGCCCTTTTTG GTCGTGATGAACAACGTCTTAACTTGGATTGGTCTACGAGAAAGAAAATATGCTTGGGAATAGCAAGAGGCCTAGCTTATCTTCACGAGGAGTCAAGACTCAAAATTGTTCACAGAGATATAAAGGCGACAAATGTGCTGCTCGATAAGGATCTAAATGCTAAGATTTCTGACTTCGGATTAGCCAAGCTTGATGAAGAAGAGAACACTCATATCAGCACAAGAATAGCTGGAACAAT AGGTTACATGGCACCTGAATATGCAATGAGGGGTTACTTGACCGATAAAGCCGATGTTTATAGCTTTGGTGTTGTTCTTTTGGAGATTGTGAGTGGGAAGAGCAACACAAATTACAAGCCAAAGGAGGAGTTTGTTTTTCTCCTTGATTGG GCCTATGTCCAGCAAGAACAAGGGAACCTTTTAGAGCTTGTTGATCCTTGTCTCGGTTCTAAGTACTCGAAAGAAGAGGCACTAAGGATGCTAAACCTGGCTCTTTTATGCACCAATCCATCACCAACTCTAAGGCCATTAATGTCTTCTGTAGTCAGTATGATAGAAGGCAAGGCTCCCATCCAAGCTCCATTAATCAAACGAAAGGATGCGGATCAAGATGCCAGGTTTAAAGCCTTCGAGAAGCTATCACATGACAGCCAAACGAATGTCTCGACGTTTTCACATGACAGCCAGGCTCCAAGAAGCACAGTGATGGATGGACCTTGGACTGATTCTTCAATGTCTATACCGGATGAGACTCGAGATCATTCTTCATCAAGTATGCTCCTCAATAACAATCCTTGA
- the LOC107940607 gene encoding putative receptor-like protein kinase At3g47110 → MGNTFLNLALLIIFQFSIRPTFSMKLTTILTDQSALLALKNHVYDPENVLETNWSSSTHVCNWFRVSCGSRHHRVTALNLSGLGLVGTLPPSLGNLSFLSLLSITNNSFHGRLPVQLSNLRRLKHLSFGNNSFSGEIPSWLGSLTELRSLFLNHNNLNGVIPFSLGNLSKLEIWTLSGNQLFGSIPSSIFNISSLQKMDLSNNMLSGSIPPVSRDLLSIELINFNINNLTGHLSKDMF, encoded by the coding sequence ATGGGTAACACTTTCCTCAACTTAGCCCTTCTCATCATCTTCCAATTTTCTATTAGGCCTACTTTCTCCATGAAATTAACCACCATACTTACAGACCAATCTGCGCTTCTTGCATTGAAAAACCATGTTTACGATCCTGAAAATGTCTTGGAAACCAATTGGTCATCTTCTACCCATGTTTGTAATTGGTTTCGTGTTAGTTGCGGATCCAGGCATCATAGAGTCACAGCTCTGAACCTTTCTGGGTTGGGACTCGTAGGCACCCTTCCTCCCTCTTTAGGAAATTTATcattcctttctcttctttccATCACAAATAATAGTTTCCATGGTAGATTACCTGTCCAATTATCCAATCTGCGACGGTTGAAACATCTAAGCTTTGGTAACAACAGCTTCAGTGGAGAAATCCCATCATGGTTGGGATCATTAACTGAACTTCGAAGCTTATTTCTAAACCATAACAACTTAAACGGTGTTATTCCTTTCTCTTTAGGCAATTTGTCAAAGTTAGAGATCTGGACTTTGTCTGGAAATCAGCTTTTCGGTTCAATACCCTCCTCCATCTTCAATatatcttccttacaaaagatggATCTAAGCAATAATATGCTCTCTGGTTCCATACCTCCTGTTTCACGCGATTTGCTTTCAATAGAACTCATCAATTTCAACATCAATAATCTCACTGGCCATCTTTCAAAGGATATGTTTTGA
- the LOC121204564 gene encoding receptor kinase-like protein Xa21 isoform X1: MLSGRIPMSLFKCKKLQMFSLSYNQLEGSLPVEIGNLSMLQRVYIARNHFEGEIPRHIVNLTLLSVLDFPDNNFTGTIPDTLGNLRNLKRLNLETTNLSSSGMSFLSSLTNCRGLEVLCFGDNPLISGKLPGSIGNLSSSLQKFYGPACNIRGSIPSGFGNLSRLISIYLSHNKLTGMIPTTIGGLKELQKISFHHNKLDGPIPSDLCHLKKLAFLFLSSNKLSGPIPACLGGLIALRSLYLDSNMFSSTIPSTLTRISDLLILNLSSNSLSGPLPIDIGKWKVLTSMDLSNNQLSSDIPIGVADLQDVTYFSLSNNRIRGSIPESFGNLLSLEFLDLSRNNLSGQIPKSFEKLPYLKYFNVSFNRLQGEIPKGGSFGNYSFESFKGNEALCGAAQLHVPSCKTRRLRNSKVRTKLIIFVALPIASAVLVVSLIIIILRRRKRKDRSTAQEDLTPLGTWRRISYHDLHQATNGFSDRRFLGTGSYGSVYQGTLLDGMEVAVKVFKLELEGAFKSFDVECEVLRNIRHRNLIKIISSCSNDLDFKALVLEFMPNGSLDKWLYFNNHFLDILQRLNIMIDVASALEYLHHGNATPVVHCDLKPSNVLLDEDMVAHLGDFGIAKLLCKEDSMIHTMTMATIGYVAPEYGIEGIVSTKGDVYSFGILMIETITRKKPTDKMFAGEQSLKIWVKESISSPLNQVVDTNLLCTIGSERSAANNCALSILHVGLECSLELPNERPNMKEIVTKLNKIKVKFLEDIEGGG, translated from the exons ATGCTTTCTGGTAGAATTCCAATGAGTTTATTCAAATGCAAAAAGTTACAAATGTTTTCCTTATCATATAACCAATTGGAGGGGAGTCTACCGGTAGAAATTGGGAATTTGAGTATGCTTCAGAGAGTTTATATTGCTCGGAACCACTTTGAAG GTGAAATTCCAAGACATATTGTGAATCTTACTCTTCTTAGTGTGCTCGATTTTCCCGATAATAACTTTACAG GGACCATTCCTGACACTCTTGGCAATCTAAGAAATTTAAAGAGACTCAACTTGGAGACTACTAATTTAAGTTCCTCAGGAATGAGCTTTCTCTCTTCATTGACAAACTGTCGAGGCTTGGAAGTCTTGTGTTTTGGCGACAACCCACTAATCAGCGGTAAACTTCCAGGTTCCATAGGGAATCTCTCAAGTTCTCTCCAAAAGTTCTATGGTCCTGCATGCAACATTAGGGGTAGCATCCCAAGTGGATTTGGAAACTTAAGTCGCTTGATAAGTATCTATCTGTCCCATAATAAACTGACAGGAATGATTCCTACTACAATTGGAGGATTAAAAGAGCTTCAAAAGATTTCTTTTCATCACAATAAGTTGGACGGACCTATTCCATCTGATTTATGTCATCTAAAGAAGCTGGCTTTTTTGTTCTTATCAAGTAACAAACTGTCAGGACCAATACCTGCATGCTTGGGTGGTCTCATTGCTTTAAGGAGTCTATATCTCGACTCCAATATGTTTTCTTCGACAATACCTTCAACCTTGACAAGGATTAGTGATCTTCTCATCCTGAACTTGTCCTCAAATTCTCTAAGTGGTCCACTGCCAATTGACATTGGTAAGTGGAAGGTTTTGACTAGTATGGATTTGTCGAATAATCAGTTATCGAGTGATATCCCAATTGGAGTTGCAGATCTCCAAGACGTGACTTATTTCTCTTTATCCAACAATAGAATCAGAGGTTCTATTCCTGAGTCATTTGGTAACTTGTTGAGTTTGGAGTTCTTGGATTTGTCAAGAAATAATCTTTCCGGTCAGATTCCCAAGTCTTTCGAGAAGCTTCCTTATCTCAAATATTTCAATGTCTCTTTCAATAGACTTCAAGGAGAAATTCCTAAAGGAGGATCATTTGGAAACTACTCATTCGAGTCGTTTAAAGGGAATGAAGCATTGTGTGGTGCAGCTCAACTTCATGTTCCAAGTTGCAAAACTAGACGTCTTAGAAATTCCAAGGTGAGAACAAAGCTTATAATATTTGTAGCACTACCAATTGCCTCTGCAGTATTAGTGGTTTCTTTAATTATCATTATCTTGCGAAGAAGGAAGAGAAAAGACAGATCGACAGCTCAAGAAGACTTGACACCTTTAGGAACGTGGAGACGAATTTCATACCACGATCTTCATCAAGCTACAAATGGATTCAGTGATAGGAGATTTCTTGGTACTGGGAGCTATGGTTCTGTATATCAAGGGACTCTCTTAGATGGGATGGAAGTTGCAGTAAAGGTATTCAAGTTAGAGTTAGAAGGAGCTTTTAAGAGTTTTGATGTTGAATGTGAAGTTCTTCGCAACATTCGTcatcgaaacttaatcaaaatcatTAGTAGCTGCTCTAATGATCTTGATTTCAAAGCTTTAGTTCTTGAGTTCATGCCTAATGGGAGTCTTGATAAATGGTTGTATTTCAACAATCATTTTTTAGATATCTTACAAAGGTTAAACATAATGATAGATGTTGCATCTGCGCTAGAATATCTCCATCATGGTAATGCAACGCCTGTAGTTCACTGTGATTTAAAACCTAGCAATGTTTTATTAGATGAAGATATGGTTGCACATTTGGGTGATTTCGGGATTGCAAAACTCTTATGTAAAGAGGATTCAATGATACATACCATGACAATGGCGACTATTGGGTATGTAGCACCAG AGTATGGAATTGAAGGAATTGTTTCAACAAAAGGTGATGTCTATAGTTTTGGTATTCTTATGATAGAAACCATCACGAGAAAAAAACCCACAGATAAAATGTTTGCAGGGGAACAGAGTTTGAAAATTTGGGTGAAAGAGTCAATATCATCTCCACTAAATCAAGTTGTAGACACCAATTTGTTGTGCACTATTGGGAGCGAACGTTCAGCAGCCAACAATTGTGCCTTATCCATTTTGCATGTTGGCTTAGAATGTTCATTAGAGTTACCAAATGAGAGGCCTAATATGAAAGAGATTGTTACGAAGCTAAACAAAATCAAAGTGAAGTTTTTAGAGGATATTGAAGGGGGGGGATGA
- the LOC121204564 gene encoding receptor kinase-like protein Xa21 isoform X2, translating to MSISNASQLTSLDISSNYFSGTIPDTLGNLRNLKRLNLETTNLSSSGMSFLSSLTNCRGLEVLCFGDNPLISGKLPGSIGNLSSSLQKFYGPACNIRGSIPSGFGNLSRLISIYLSHNKLTGMIPTTIGGLKELQKISFHHNKLDGPIPSDLCHLKKLAFLFLSSNKLSGPIPACLGGLIALRSLYLDSNMFSSTIPSTLTRISDLLILNLSSNSLSGPLPIDIGKWKVLTSMDLSNNQLSSDIPIGVADLQDVTYFSLSNNRIRGSIPESFGNLLSLEFLDLSRNNLSGQIPKSFEKLPYLKYFNVSFNRLQGEIPKGGSFGNYSFESFKGNEALCGAAQLHVPSCKTRRLRNSKVRTKLIIFVALPIASAVLVVSLIIIILRRRKRKDRSTAQEDLTPLGTWRRISYHDLHQATNGFSDRRFLGTGSYGSVYQGTLLDGMEVAVKVFKLELEGAFKSFDVECEVLRNIRHRNLIKIISSCSNDLDFKALVLEFMPNGSLDKWLYFNNHFLDILQRLNIMIDVASALEYLHHGNATPVVHCDLKPSNVLLDEDMVAHLGDFGIAKLLCKEDSMIHTMTMATIGYVAPEYGIEGIVSTKGDVYSFGILMIETITRKKPTDKMFAGEQSLKIWVKESISSPLNQVVDTNLLCTIGSERSAANNCALSILHVGLECSLELPNERPNMKEIVTKLNKIKVKFLEDIEGGG from the exons ATGTCTATTTCCAATGCCTCTCAGCTTACTAGTCTTGATATATCAAGTAATTACTTTTCAGGGACCATTCCTGACACTCTTGGCAATCTAAGAAATTTAAAGAGACTCAACTTGGAGACTACTAATTTAAGTTCCTCAGGAATGAGCTTTCTCTCTTCATTGACAAACTGTCGAGGCTTGGAAGTCTTGTGTTTTGGCGACAACCCACTAATCAGCGGTAAACTTCCAGGTTCCATAGGGAATCTCTCAAGTTCTCTCCAAAAGTTCTATGGTCCTGCATGCAACATTAGGGGTAGCATCCCAAGTGGATTTGGAAACTTAAGTCGCTTGATAAGTATCTATCTGTCCCATAATAAACTGACAGGAATGATTCCTACTACAATTGGAGGATTAAAAGAGCTTCAAAAGATTTCTTTTCATCACAATAAGTTGGACGGACCTATTCCATCTGATTTATGTCATCTAAAGAAGCTGGCTTTTTTGTTCTTATCAAGTAACAAACTGTCAGGACCAATACCTGCATGCTTGGGTGGTCTCATTGCTTTAAGGAGTCTATATCTCGACTCCAATATGTTTTCTTCGACAATACCTTCAACCTTGACAAGGATTAGTGATCTTCTCATCCTGAACTTGTCCTCAAATTCTCTAAGTGGTCCACTGCCAATTGACATTGGTAAGTGGAAGGTTTTGACTAGTATGGATTTGTCGAATAATCAGTTATCGAGTGATATCCCAATTGGAGTTGCAGATCTCCAAGACGTGACTTATTTCTCTTTATCCAACAATAGAATCAGAGGTTCTATTCCTGAGTCATTTGGTAACTTGTTGAGTTTGGAGTTCTTGGATTTGTCAAGAAATAATCTTTCCGGTCAGATTCCCAAGTCTTTCGAGAAGCTTCCTTATCTCAAATATTTCAATGTCTCTTTCAATAGACTTCAAGGAGAAATTCCTAAAGGAGGATCATTTGGAAACTACTCATTCGAGTCGTTTAAAGGGAATGAAGCATTGTGTGGTGCAGCTCAACTTCATGTTCCAAGTTGCAAAACTAGACGTCTTAGAAATTCCAAGGTGAGAACAAAGCTTATAATATTTGTAGCACTACCAATTGCCTCTGCAGTATTAGTGGTTTCTTTAATTATCATTATCTTGCGAAGAAGGAAGAGAAAAGACAGATCGACAGCTCAAGAAGACTTGACACCTTTAGGAACGTGGAGACGAATTTCATACCACGATCTTCATCAAGCTACAAATGGATTCAGTGATAGGAGATTTCTTGGTACTGGGAGCTATGGTTCTGTATATCAAGGGACTCTCTTAGATGGGATGGAAGTTGCAGTAAAGGTATTCAAGTTAGAGTTAGAAGGAGCTTTTAAGAGTTTTGATGTTGAATGTGAAGTTCTTCGCAACATTCGTcatcgaaacttaatcaaaatcatTAGTAGCTGCTCTAATGATCTTGATTTCAAAGCTTTAGTTCTTGAGTTCATGCCTAATGGGAGTCTTGATAAATGGTTGTATTTCAACAATCATTTTTTAGATATCTTACAAAGGTTAAACATAATGATAGATGTTGCATCTGCGCTAGAATATCTCCATCATGGTAATGCAACGCCTGTAGTTCACTGTGATTTAAAACCTAGCAATGTTTTATTAGATGAAGATATGGTTGCACATTTGGGTGATTTCGGGATTGCAAAACTCTTATGTAAAGAGGATTCAATGATACATACCATGACAATGGCGACTATTGGGTATGTAGCACCAG AGTATGGAATTGAAGGAATTGTTTCAACAAAAGGTGATGTCTATAGTTTTGGTATTCTTATGATAGAAACCATCACGAGAAAAAAACCCACAGATAAAATGTTTGCAGGGGAACAGAGTTTGAAAATTTGGGTGAAAGAGTCAATATCATCTCCACTAAATCAAGTTGTAGACACCAATTTGTTGTGCACTATTGGGAGCGAACGTTCAGCAGCCAACAATTGTGCCTTATCCATTTTGCATGTTGGCTTAGAATGTTCATTAGAGTTACCAAATGAGAGGCCTAATATGAAAGAGATTGTTACGAAGCTAAACAAAATCAAAGTGAAGTTTTTAGAGGATATTGAAGGGGGGGGATGA
- the LOC121204564 gene encoding receptor kinase-like protein Xa21 isoform X3, which translates to MSFLSSLTNCRGLEVLCFGDNPLISGKLPGSIGNLSSSLQKFYGPACNIRGSIPSGFGNLSRLISIYLSHNKLTGMIPTTIGGLKELQKISFHHNKLDGPIPSDLCHLKKLAFLFLSSNKLSGPIPACLGGLIALRSLYLDSNMFSSTIPSTLTRISDLLILNLSSNSLSGPLPIDIGKWKVLTSMDLSNNQLSSDIPIGVADLQDVTYFSLSNNRIRGSIPESFGNLLSLEFLDLSRNNLSGQIPKSFEKLPYLKYFNVSFNRLQGEIPKGGSFGNYSFESFKGNEALCGAAQLHVPSCKTRRLRNSKVRTKLIIFVALPIASAVLVVSLIIIILRRRKRKDRSTAQEDLTPLGTWRRISYHDLHQATNGFSDRRFLGTGSYGSVYQGTLLDGMEVAVKVFKLELEGAFKSFDVECEVLRNIRHRNLIKIISSCSNDLDFKALVLEFMPNGSLDKWLYFNNHFLDILQRLNIMIDVASALEYLHHGNATPVVHCDLKPSNVLLDEDMVAHLGDFGIAKLLCKEDSMIHTMTMATIGYVAPEYGIEGIVSTKGDVYSFGILMIETITRKKPTDKMFAGEQSLKIWVKESISSPLNQVVDTNLLCTIGSERSAANNCALSILHVGLECSLELPNERPNMKEIVTKLNKIKVKFLEDIEGGG; encoded by the exons ATGAGCTTTCTCTCTTCATTGACAAACTGTCGAGGCTTGGAAGTCTTGTGTTTTGGCGACAACCCACTAATCAGCGGTAAACTTCCAGGTTCCATAGGGAATCTCTCAAGTTCTCTCCAAAAGTTCTATGGTCCTGCATGCAACATTAGGGGTAGCATCCCAAGTGGATTTGGAAACTTAAGTCGCTTGATAAGTATCTATCTGTCCCATAATAAACTGACAGGAATGATTCCTACTACAATTGGAGGATTAAAAGAGCTTCAAAAGATTTCTTTTCATCACAATAAGTTGGACGGACCTATTCCATCTGATTTATGTCATCTAAAGAAGCTGGCTTTTTTGTTCTTATCAAGTAACAAACTGTCAGGACCAATACCTGCATGCTTGGGTGGTCTCATTGCTTTAAGGAGTCTATATCTCGACTCCAATATGTTTTCTTCGACAATACCTTCAACCTTGACAAGGATTAGTGATCTTCTCATCCTGAACTTGTCCTCAAATTCTCTAAGTGGTCCACTGCCAATTGACATTGGTAAGTGGAAGGTTTTGACTAGTATGGATTTGTCGAATAATCAGTTATCGAGTGATATCCCAATTGGAGTTGCAGATCTCCAAGACGTGACTTATTTCTCTTTATCCAACAATAGAATCAGAGGTTCTATTCCTGAGTCATTTGGTAACTTGTTGAGTTTGGAGTTCTTGGATTTGTCAAGAAATAATCTTTCCGGTCAGATTCCCAAGTCTTTCGAGAAGCTTCCTTATCTCAAATATTTCAATGTCTCTTTCAATAGACTTCAAGGAGAAATTCCTAAAGGAGGATCATTTGGAAACTACTCATTCGAGTCGTTTAAAGGGAATGAAGCATTGTGTGGTGCAGCTCAACTTCATGTTCCAAGTTGCAAAACTAGACGTCTTAGAAATTCCAAGGTGAGAACAAAGCTTATAATATTTGTAGCACTACCAATTGCCTCTGCAGTATTAGTGGTTTCTTTAATTATCATTATCTTGCGAAGAAGGAAGAGAAAAGACAGATCGACAGCTCAAGAAGACTTGACACCTTTAGGAACGTGGAGACGAATTTCATACCACGATCTTCATCAAGCTACAAATGGATTCAGTGATAGGAGATTTCTTGGTACTGGGAGCTATGGTTCTGTATATCAAGGGACTCTCTTAGATGGGATGGAAGTTGCAGTAAAGGTATTCAAGTTAGAGTTAGAAGGAGCTTTTAAGAGTTTTGATGTTGAATGTGAAGTTCTTCGCAACATTCGTcatcgaaacttaatcaaaatcatTAGTAGCTGCTCTAATGATCTTGATTTCAAAGCTTTAGTTCTTGAGTTCATGCCTAATGGGAGTCTTGATAAATGGTTGTATTTCAACAATCATTTTTTAGATATCTTACAAAGGTTAAACATAATGATAGATGTTGCATCTGCGCTAGAATATCTCCATCATGGTAATGCAACGCCTGTAGTTCACTGTGATTTAAAACCTAGCAATGTTTTATTAGATGAAGATATGGTTGCACATTTGGGTGATTTCGGGATTGCAAAACTCTTATGTAAAGAGGATTCAATGATACATACCATGACAATGGCGACTATTGGGTATGTAGCACCAG AGTATGGAATTGAAGGAATTGTTTCAACAAAAGGTGATGTCTATAGTTTTGGTATTCTTATGATAGAAACCATCACGAGAAAAAAACCCACAGATAAAATGTTTGCAGGGGAACAGAGTTTGAAAATTTGGGTGAAAGAGTCAATATCATCTCCACTAAATCAAGTTGTAGACACCAATTTGTTGTGCACTATTGGGAGCGAACGTTCAGCAGCCAACAATTGTGCCTTATCCATTTTGCATGTTGGCTTAGAATGTTCATTAGAGTTACCAAATGAGAGGCCTAATATGAAAGAGATTGTTACGAAGCTAAACAAAATCAAAGTGAAGTTTTTAGAGGATATTGAAGGGGGGGGATGA